The Seriola aureovittata isolate HTS-2021-v1 ecotype China chromosome 12, ASM2101889v1, whole genome shotgun sequence genome window below encodes:
- the nsun4 gene encoding 5-methylcytosine rRNA methyltransferase NSUN4 isoform X2: protein MALLMDTRFLLRKVKDLRSLTPKRNRVKEKWAATHPKYPPTSLALQHFDATYSVQLGKMWPSVRVALLSERKYGALLNNFSHDAVLADLQEKGCRDFINDADTEAQPCLEQVSEEESSDVPVKKPDSDGQQLSPPQLSPNIKCVVFPRGDITRFKPARPDTYRLLGYYLLDAASVLPCLALNVQEGHNVLDLCAAPGGKTLALLQTQAIRFLCVNDTSVSRTLRLRKVLQSYVPKEFLTDENIRITSFDGTRWGDIERNSFDRVLVDVPCTTDRHSLTEDDNNIFSKTRTGERRRLPQVQLALLL, encoded by the exons ATGGCGCTGCTCATGGACACCAGATTTCTCTTGAGAAAAGTAAAAGATTTAAGGAGTTTGACGCCCAAGCGAAACCgagtgaaagaaaaatgg GCTGCTACGCATCCCAAGTACCCCCCTACCAGTCTGGCCCTGCAGCACTTTGATGCCACCTACAGTGTCCAGCTGGGGAAGATGTGGCCATCAGTTCGAGTCGCCTTGctgtcagagagaaaatatgGAGCCCTGCTCAACAATTTCTCCCATGATGCTGTTCTGGCAGATCTCCAAGAAAAAGGATGCAGAGACTTCATCAACGACGCAGATACAGAGG CTCAGCCATGCTTGGAACAAGTATCTGAGGAGGAATCCAGTGATGTTCCCGTGAAGAAACCTGACAGTGACGGTCAGCAGCTATCTCCCCCACAACTTAGTCCTAACATCAAGTGTGTCGTGTTTCCAAGAGGGGATATCACAAGATTCAAGCCTGCGAG ACCAGACACGTACAGGTTGCTGGGTTACTACCTGCTGGACGCGGCATCTGTGCTGCCTTGTCTCGCTTTGAATGTTCAGGAAGGTCACAATGTGCTTGACCTCTGTGCTGCTCCAGGAGGCAAGACCCTGGCTTTACTTCAGACCCAGGCTATCA ggtttttgtgtgtaaatgacaCCTCAGTGTCTCGGACGTTGCGACTGAGAAAGGTCCTACAAAGCTATGTTCCTAAAGAGTTTTTGACTGATGAGAACATACGCATCACCTCCTTTGACGGCACCAGGTGGGGGGATATCGAAAGGAACAGTTTTGACAGA GTCCTTGTTGACGTTCCCTGCACTACAGACAGACATTCTCTCACGGAGGACGACAACAATATTTTCAGTAAGACCAGGACTGGAGAGAGACGGAGGCTGCCACAAGTACAGCTGGCACTGCTGCTGTGA